The window TCACCAATTGTCCGTTTAGTTTTAGCGAGCGTTTCAAAGGCGAAGACGGCTTTTTCGGCGGTGGCGGCAAGCTTTATAGCGACCGGGTGGTCGAGACCAATTTCGTTGCCGATGTGATCAACATCGAGCCGGTGGAATGGGCCGAGCGCGGCAAGGGCAATGCGACGATTTTTTTCGAGATGTCCGAAAGCATGATGGGCTCGCACGTATCGCGCTTTCCGGTGGGCATTTATAAAAAGGCCCATCGCCATGGCCCCGGCGCCCATGTGTTTATTCTTACTGGCCAAGGTTACTCATTGCTCTGGCCCGAGGGCAAAGAGATGACCCGGGTCGATTGGAAGCCGGGATCGATCGTGGTGCCGCCCGAAGGTTGGTTTCACCAGCATTTTAATTCCGGCGCCGAGCCGTCGCGCTATTTGGCGTTGAAGATTCTCAGCCGCAAGTACAAGCTCCAGCCCGGCAAGATTCAGTCCGACGTGCCGCTCGCTTACGGCGGTTGGCAGATCGAATACGAGGACGAGGACCCGATTATCCGCGAAACCTTCGAGGCGGAGTGCGCCAAGTCGGGCGCGCCGGTGAAGATGGCGCCGGTGGTGCGCCAGGCCAATTGACAAACTTTAGCGCGTTTCTAATAATGCCCGGCAAATAGTTTAAACGGCTCACTTTTGTGGAGGAGGCAAGCATGTTGAAACCGATTGGCATCACAGAAGGGCACTACGAGTGCCGCGCGCTCGATGAGACCCTGCCGATCTTTACCGATCTGATGAATGCTGAAGTTCTCGAGCGTACCGATAAGCTGGCGGTGGTGAAACATCCCAACACCAGATGGCGTCTGGGGATTCACGAGGGCGGCCCCGATTCGAAGAACAAGCCGCACAGCAACCACTACGGCTTTCGCGTTGCCAACTCCAAAGAGATTCCCAAGGCTTGCGATTACATCACCGCCAACAAGGAAAAGTACAAGATTCGCAGCGTGACCAAGCCCCACGAAGCCCACTTCGCCTATTCCATTTACTTCAAGGAACCGGGCGGCAACGATCTGGAAATCGAATACTACAACCCTGGGGCGCTGAAGCATGGCCGGCGGATTGCGCAAACGCCATGGCAGTCGCTCCTTCCGCCGGACAAGGCACAGGACAAGCCGTATCTGTGCCAAGCGATGACCCACGGCACACTCAACTGCGACGACAAAGAAAAAAGCGATCAGTTTCTCGCCAACGTGCTCGGGCTCGACATCATCGGCGGCGGGCGCCAGTCGACCTATATCTGCAAGCCGGACTTCGGCCCCTGGTACATCGTCGTGCTGCCGACCACGCACCGCGATTATCTAAACGAAAATAATCGCTTCACGCTGCAGGTCGCGACGCCGGAAGAAGTCGAAGACGCCCACAAAGAGTTTTCGAAAAATGGCAAAGCACTGGGCATCAACGATGTGCGCGAATTGCAAACCAACGGCCGCGCGCACTTTCTGCTGAGCGACATCAACAAGAATTGGTGGGAGATTACTTCGTAAGATTAGATCGAAACGTCACAAAAAACGCCGCTGGTGGGAAACTACCAGCGGCGTTTTTGTTTGTTGCCTAAAAGCCGAGTTCCTTGACGAAATCGTTAACGTGCGGTGACCACATACGACCACCGACTGCCAGAAGGTTGTGGCCGTCATCGGTGCCGGTCAACGCTGGCGTCATGACGAATTTGGTTTTGCTTCCTCCCGCCGCGAAGGCTTGATGCCATTCTTTCGGCGCCTCGGCCGGCCAGTAGAGATCGTTCTCAGCATAGAGCCACAACGACGGAGCTTTGATTGTCTTGCCAAACTCTCCGAAGAGCGCTGTGAGTTTATCCGGTTGACAGCTCCGGCCTGGGGTCGCATGGGGTGCCCCTCCAAAACCGCCGGCAAAATTTATCGCACCGATGACGCCGTTGGGGTTCGTAGCGGCGACTCCGATGGTGGTTAAGCCGCCGACAGACTGACCCACCAGAAGGATTTTGTCGTTGTTACTCCATGGTTGGCTCTTGAGCCATTCCATCGTCGTCAACACGGCTTCTCCGGCGAACCGCGCCACTCTGAAATAATCCGGCGTGCCACCGCACGCGCTACCGCTGCCGGTCGCACCGGAAGCTTCACGATCAACTCCGCCGGTGTCTCCGTATCCCGGTCGAACCGAAGCTACCACCGCGAATCCTTTGCGCAACCAAAAGTTACCGTGACCATTGAGAACCGGAGCTTTTAGATGCCAACGTTTGTCGCGTTCTCCAGATCGACCATGCGAAAAGATGACCACCGGAAATGGTCCGTTCCCGTTTGGCTTGTAAAGATGGGTGACCATGTCAACCCCACCTCCAAATGCGCTGCCACTTTTCATCGGAATCTTTAATATCTCCGGCTGCACCGGCGCTGGGTTTTGCTGCGCCGAGGTTGGCAAGGTCCCGACGAGCAACGTAAGAGCAACGAAAAGGAGAGCGAGTTTCATAGTATCCGGATGACTACGGATTAAACGCCACCAACCCGCAGCCCGTCGCCCACGGATATACGGGCTCGTAGTCGACGAGTTCCGCTTTCCAACTCTGTACGGCGCCTGCCAGTGCGATCCAAGTTCTGATCTCGTGGCCGCCCGAGCCGGCTTCGGTGTTGATCTCGTCGTAGCCATAGGACATCAGGCTCGCGTGGTCTTTGGTGATCAGGTTGTCGAGAAATCTTTTGTCGAAGGGGATGTTGATTTTGCCGTGTTTGGCTTCGCCGGGCCAATGGGACAGGCCGCCGGTGGCGATCATGGCAACGCGCTTGTCGCTTCGCTGCAAAGTCTGGCCGAGAAATTCGCCGAATTGAAAGCAGCGTTTGGCGCTGGGCATGGGCGGCGTCAGCGTGTTGAGGATCACCGGCACCATTGGCACCGACATGTTTGGGTTTAAGAAGTGCAGCGGCAGAAATGTCGCATGATCGAGCAACAGCTCGTCGGAAAACATCGGGTCGAAACCGCCGTCGAGGCAGGCGTCGATCAATTCTGCCGCTAACTTGGCGTCGCCCGGGACGCGTGCTTTGGGAATGCGCAGCCATTCTTCCACCGGGCCGTCATAATGCTCGGCGCGGCCGATGCAGAAGGTCGGCATGGAATTCAAGAAGAAGTTCGCCCAGTGCTCGACGGTGATGGCGACGATGACATCGGGCTTTGCCGCGGCGACGCGCTCGCCGAGCTTTTTGTAATTGCCCAAGAACTTATCGGCTTGTTCCTTGGGGGCGGCTTCGGTCCAGGCGGTCATCCCCGGCGCATGGCTGGCGGCGCAGGCAAATACGATCGGCATAGGTCACTCCAATCCTTTCAAGGCTTGGCCATAGTCTTCGTTGGAAACCTTGTTGAGCAGCGTAAATGGCCGCAAAAGCAGCGAGTGCACGCCGAGAGTGTAGAGCGCGCGGGTGTCGATGTTTAGCACCGCCTGGGCTTCCTGCTCGGTCAGCTCATAGCGCTTGACGAATTCCTGGGGACTCTTCCGGTAGATTTCACGCCGCTCGGCATCGCGGTTGACGTGATACAAGAGTTTTTGCAGTTGGTACAGGCTCATAATTCTATCCGCTTGTGTCCTTCAACACACAAATATTTTTCACCACGAAGGCACGACGGACGCGAAGTTCGGAAAATTAGTCTTCATTTCTTGTCTTACCCTCGTGATCTTTGCGTCTTCGTGGCGAATAAGTATTTCAATCCAATCTCTCGTGCAGCCAGGCGAGCGCGGTCTTAAAGATGTTCGGAATCGCCCCCATGTGGCCGCCGGGGAAGAGGCGGATCGTCTTTGGTCCGCCATGTTCGAGCAGCAAGTAGAAATCTTCCAGCGGCACCTGCTTGTCTTCTTTGCCGTTGACGATCAAGAGCGGCGCGCAGGGTTTGTCGAGCAGACCCTGGTTGAGCAATGAAAGCGCGGGCATCACCGCGCAAAGTTCATCGAAAGTCTTTTTGCCGAACAGGTTTGCGCGCGCTTCGATGAGATCGAACAGATAAGAATCGGCGTGGCGCGAGCGCTCCTGCCACTGGGGTTGAAAGAAATGGTGGATGCCGCCGCCCCAGTTGACCGCGCCGCGCAGTTTGTCGGGCGCAAGGTGCGCCAGTTTGGTGGACCAGTGGCCGCCGAAGCTGGCGCCGACGACGGCGATCTTGTTTTTGTCGACCTCGGGGCGCTTCAGCAAGTAATCGAGGACGGCGAGGTGCACTTGATGGGCGTCGGGTCCAGCCAACATCGGACATTCGCCGGTGCCCGGACTGTCGATGATGAAGCAGCCCCAGCCTTCTTTGACGAAGTTCTCACCGAAGGAGTGGCGTTCTTCCTTCCAATTGTCGATGCCGCCCCAATGCATGATCATCGGTGCCGGGAGTTTTTTCGGCAGCCGCAGATGGCCGACAATCGGTTTGTCTTTGAACGGAATTTTCACAGCTTCGACGGGAATGTCAAAATATCTCGAAGCGCGCAAAAACATTTCCCGGGTTTTGACATAGCCATGATGTTTGCCGGGCGTGCTGGGAAAGGGGTGGCGGGCGATGCCGTAATATCCATAAGACTTGAGAAACGCTGACTTGGCTTCGGCGGCGTTGCCGGCTTTTTCGGCGCTGTTGGCTTGCTCTTCCCACTTGGCGCCCAGTGAATTCCAAGCTGCGGCCCAGGTCTCGCCGGCAAAGTCCGGCATCTTGGCCAACGCTTCTTCCGACTCTTCTTTGCTGGCGTGCAGAAACGGCGCCCGGGTGCCGACCCGCTCGCGTATATCGTTTTTGACCTCGCCGATGGTGCGGGGTGCGCTCATGAAAACTCCTTTGCGGCCATTGTTTGCGAAGGAACACGATGGCCCGAAAACAGTGGTGATGGGCTTTTCCCGTATAGAATAGAAGACGCCATGGCTTGTCAATAAAGCGCGCCAAGGGGCAATGGGTATTCTGTGGCGGCAGCGACCTTTACAAACCGTTCTTTTCCGGTATAGATTTTTTCAGCGCGCAGCGGAGCAGTCATGGCAAATATCATCGACGGTAAGGCCGTCGCCAAGGAAATCCAAAAACAGATCAAAGAGGAAGTCGATGGCTTGGAACGGCGCTGGGGCTTGACTCCGGGACTCGCCGTGGTCTTGGTCGGCGAAGATCCGGCCTCGCAGGTGTATGTCAAAAATAAGGAGAAGGCCTGCCGCGAGGTGGGCATCAAGTCGGTCGAACACGTGCTCCCCGCCACCATCTCCGAAAAAGACCTGCTGGCAGTTATCAATCAGCTCAACAAAAACAAAAGCGTGCACGGTATTTTGATCCAGCTGCCCTTGCCTGCGCATATCCATGGCGAAAAAATACTCGACGCCGTATCGCCCCACAAAGATGTCGACGGTTTTCACCCGGTCAATCAAGGACGACTCCTGCTCGGCGGCGGCACCGGGTTTCGCCCCTGCACGCCGCTCGGCATCATGAGCTTGCTCGAATCGACGCGCAGTGAAATCAAGGGTAAAAAAGCAGTGGTCGTCGGCCGCAGCAACATTGTTGGTAAGCCAGTGGCGTTGATGTTGTTAGAAAAGCACGCAACGGTGACGTTGTGTCACTCGCGCACGGCGAACCTGCGCGAAGAGGTTGCGCGCGCCGATATCTTGGTAGCCGCTATCGGCAAGGCCGGCTTGATCCGCGGCGACTGGGTGAAACCCGGCGCGGTGGTGATCGACGTCGGCATGAATCGCCTGCCGAGCGGCAAATTGTGCGGCGATGTTGAATTCGACGCCGCCAAAGAACGCGCCGCCGCGATTACGCCGGTGCCCGGCGGCGTCGGCCCGATGACCATCTGCATGCTGCTCTTCAACACCCTGAAAGCTGCGAAAGATTCTCTGCAGCGCGAACGCTAAGCCAACCTCGTGGCCCTCGCTCTAAAAAGAACGCCCCTTTACACGGCGCATAGGCTAGCCGGCGCCAAGATCGTCGAGTTTGCCGGCTGGGAGATGCCGGTGCAGTATACCGGCGTCACCGACGAGCATCTGGCGGTGCGCCAACGCGCCGGCTTGTTCGACGTCAGCCATATGGGTGAGATCGAGGTGCGCGGGCCCGGCGCGCTCGAACGATGCCAAGAGCTGACGGTCAACGACGTCGGGCGCATGAAACAGTTTCAAGCGCAGTATAATCTTCTGCTCAACGAACAAGGCGGCGTCGTCGACGACGTGATCTTTTATCGGACGGCGGCCGACCGGTGGCTCATTTGCGTTAATGCCTCGAACGCCGCCAAAGACTTTCTCTGGATCGAGTCCCATGCGCGCAATCAGCCTGCGGTCGAAGTGGAAGACTTGAGCGACCGCTACGCGCAGCTCGCGCTGCAGGGGCCGTTGGCGGAAAAGATCGTGCAGCCGTTGACGAAGCTGCCGCTGGCCCAGATAAAATCTTTCTATTTTGCTTATGGTGACGTCGCGTCGGTGCGCTGTCTCGTGGCGCGCACCGGGTACACGGGCGAAGCTGGGTTCGAGCTCTATTGCGACGCCGGTGATGGTGAAAAGTTGTGGAACAATTTGCTCGAAGCTGGCTCTGCGCATGGGCTGGTGCCCGCCGGCCTAGGTGCGCGTGATACGCTGCGCCTGGAGAAGGCTTATCCTCTTTACGGTCATGAGCTGGACGATCAAACCACGCCGCTCGAAGCCGGCTTGGATTGGGTGGTAAAATTTTCTAAGAATCGCTTCATTGGCCGCGATATTTTAGCTAAACAAAAGGAGACCGGGCTAACGCGCAAACTGGTGGGCCTTGAGCTGGTCGAGCCGGGCATTGCCCGCGCCGGCTATCGCGTGATGAAAGGCGACCAAACCGTTGGCCATGTGACGAGCGGCACGCGCTCGCCGTCGCTGGCAAAGTCGATCGCCTTAGCCTATGTCAGCAGTGCCGAAGGCGGTCTCGATAATTCGCTCGCGGTGGAAATCCGCGGTCGCAAAGTGGCTTGTAAAACAGTGGAGTTGCCTTTTTACCGCGGGCAGCTCTGAAACTACAGGAGGTGGGTCATGGAGTTCCCCGAAGGGTTACGCTACTCAAAGGAGCACGAGTGGGTTTTGGTCGAAGGCAATACCGCGACCATCGGTATTACCGACTATGCGCAGGAGGAGCTGGGAGACATCGTTTACGTAGAGTTGCCCGAGCTCGGTGAGAAAATCGTCAAGGACGATCCTTTCGGTGCGGTGGAGTCGGTCAAAGCGGTCTCCGAGATTTTCGCGCCGGTGAGCGGCACGGTGCTCGAAGTAAACGATGTGTTGCCGGACAATCCTGAAACCATCAACGACGACGCCTACGGCGACGGCTGGCTGATTCGCATCGAGATGTCGGACGACGATGACCTCAAGGATCTGATGTCCGCCGAAGAATACGCTGAATACGTCGAGCAGCAAAAAGACGAAGATGACGAAGAAGAAGAGGACGACGACGAGCAAGACGACGACGAAGAAGAAGAGGACGACGACAACAACAAGTAGCTGACCCGATGCGATACACGCCCCACACCCCCGCCGATCAGGAGCAGATGCTCCGCGCTCTTGGGTTTTCTTCGGTTGACGAGCTCTATCGCCATGTGCCGGAGACGTTGCGCGGCCGCGCGCACATCGACTTGCCGGATGGCTTAAACGAGCTGGCAGTGCGCCGGCGACTGAGCGCCCTGGCAGCAAGAAACGCCACCGCGGCGGATTGGAGTTTCTTTCTCGGCGGCGGTATTTACCATCATTTCATTCCCAGCGCGGTGGATGCCATTGTCTCGCGCGCTGAATTCCTCACGTCGTACACGCCTTATCAACCCGAAGTGAGCCAGGGGACGCTGCAGGCGCTCTACGAATACCAGACGCTAATCTGCCAGCTGACCGGCATGGAAGTGTCCAACGCCGCGGTGTATGACGGCGCTTCGGCGGCGGCGGAAGCCGTGTTGATGTCGCGGCGCATTCAGCCAAGCAAGAAGCGCCGCGTGCTGGTGTCGCGCGCGCTCCATCCGCAATATCGCCAGGTGATCGCCACCTATTTCAAAAATCTCACCGACGTGACCCTGGAAGAGATTCCTTTCGATGCCCGCGGCGGCACCGATGGGGAAAAACTCACGGCGCAAATCGACGAGCGCACCATGTGCGTCGTGGTTGGCTATCCGAATTTTTTTGGCGTGGTCGAGGACTTGGCGCCACTACAAGCCGCCTGCGCCAAAGCTGGCGCGCAGTTGATTACGGTGACCACCGAAGCTTTGGCGCTGGCCTTGCTGAAACCGCCTGGGATGTGGGGCACCGACATCGCGGTGGGCGAGGGGCAAAGCTTAGGTGTGCCGATGAATCTCGGCGGACCGGCCTATGGCTTTTTCGCCTGTCAGAAGAAATTTGTCCGCAGCATGCCGGGGCGCCTGGTGGGCGAAACCGTGGACAGTGACGGCCGGCGTGGCTTTGTCTTGACCCTCGCCACGCGCGAGCAGCATATTCGCCGCGAGAAGGCGACTTCCAATATTTGCACGAGCCAGACCCTCTGCGCGATTGCGTCGACGGTTTACATGTCGCTAATGGGCAAGGCGGGTCTGCGCCGGTTGGCCGAAGTAAATTTAGCCCGCGCCCACGACGCGGAGCGTAAACTAGTTGAGCAAGCGCAGTGCGGCCGAGTCTTTGACGCGCCGTTTTTTAACGAATTTGTGATCCGCGTTAAAGATCCCGGCGCCGTGCTGGCG is drawn from Deltaproteobacteria bacterium and contains these coding sequences:
- a CDS encoding cupin domain-containing protein — its product is MSIRILRMLECWVGTRSVLDALSISNVENIEQSSGGCSMAEIVNRPSYEKVESKVEIMDTPYDRWIASQGIDIIRGFFVEDLYTIPLKKWDRVGGEGVCIMLDGAGYMDDAYVTGIPPGKSLNPQRHIYEELVYVLSGRGATTVWQDGHGKQTFEWQAGSLFAVPLNAWYQHFNGQGDKETRLLSVTTAPLVFNLFRNPEFVTNCPFSFSERFKGEDGFFGGGGKLYSDRVVETNFVADVINIEPVEWAERGKGNATIFFEMSESMMGSHVSRFPVGIYKKAHRHGPGAHVFILTGQGYSLLWPEGKEMTRVDWKPGSIVVPPEGWFHQHFNSGAEPSRYLALKILSRKYKLQPGKIQSDVPLAYGGWQIEYEDEDPIIRETFEAECAKSGAPVKMAPVVRQAN
- a CDS encoding VOC family protein yields the protein MLKPIGITEGHYECRALDETLPIFTDLMNAEVLERTDKLAVVKHPNTRWRLGIHEGGPDSKNKPHSNHYGFRVANSKEIPKACDYITANKEKYKIRSVTKPHEAHFAYSIYFKEPGGNDLEIEYYNPGALKHGRRIAQTPWQSLLPPDKAQDKPYLCQAMTHGTLNCDDKEKSDQFLANVLGLDIIGGGRQSTYICKPDFGPWYIVVLPTTHRDYLNENNRFTLQVATPEEVEDAHKEFSKNGKALGINDVRELQTNGRAHFLLSDINKNWWEITS
- a CDS encoding dipeptidyl aminopeptidase — protein: MKLALLFVALTLLVGTLPTSAQQNPAPVQPEILKIPMKSGSAFGGGVDMVTHLYKPNGNGPFPVVIFSHGRSGERDKRWHLKAPVLNGHGNFWLRKGFAVVASVRPGYGDTGGVDREASGATGSGSACGGTPDYFRVARFAGEAVLTTMEWLKSQPWSNNDKILLVGQSVGGLTTIGVAATNPNGVIGAINFAGGFGGAPHATPGRSCQPDKLTALFGEFGKTIKAPSLWLYAENDLYWPAEAPKEWHQAFAAGGSKTKFVMTPALTGTDDGHNLLAVGGRMWSPHVNDFVKELGF
- a CDS encoding alpha/beta fold hydrolase; its protein translation is MSAPRTIGEVKNDIRERVGTRAPFLHASKEESEEALAKMPDFAGETWAAAWNSLGAKWEEQANSAEKAGNAAEAKSAFLKSYGYYGIARHPFPSTPGKHHGYVKTREMFLRASRYFDIPVEAVKIPFKDKPIVGHLRLPKKLPAPMIMHWGGIDNWKEERHSFGENFVKEGWGCFIIDSPGTGECPMLAGPDAHQVHLAVLDYLLKRPEVDKNKIAVVGASFGGHWSTKLAHLAPDKLRGAVNWGGGIHHFFQPQWQERSRHADSYLFDLIEARANLFGKKTFDELCAVMPALSLLNQGLLDKPCAPLLIVNGKEDKQVPLEDFYLLLEHGGPKTIRLFPGGHMGAIPNIFKTALAWLHERLD
- the folD gene encoding bifunctional methylenetetrahydrofolate dehydrogenase/methenyltetrahydrofolate cyclohydrolase FolD, with product MANIIDGKAVAKEIQKQIKEEVDGLERRWGLTPGLAVVLVGEDPASQVYVKNKEKACREVGIKSVEHVLPATISEKDLLAVINQLNKNKSVHGILIQLPLPAHIHGEKILDAVSPHKDVDGFHPVNQGRLLLGGGTGFRPCTPLGIMSLLESTRSEIKGKKAVVVGRSNIVGKPVALMLLEKHATVTLCHSRTANLREEVARADILVAAIGKAGLIRGDWVKPGAVVIDVGMNRLPSGKLCGDVEFDAAKERAAAITPVPGGVGPMTICMLLFNTLKAAKDSLQRER
- the gcvT gene encoding glycine cleavage system aminomethyltransferase GcvT, which translates into the protein MALALKRTPLYTAHRLAGAKIVEFAGWEMPVQYTGVTDEHLAVRQRAGLFDVSHMGEIEVRGPGALERCQELTVNDVGRMKQFQAQYNLLLNEQGGVVDDVIFYRTAADRWLICVNASNAAKDFLWIESHARNQPAVEVEDLSDRYAQLALQGPLAEKIVQPLTKLPLAQIKSFYFAYGDVASVRCLVARTGYTGEAGFELYCDAGDGEKLWNNLLEAGSAHGLVPAGLGARDTLRLEKAYPLYGHELDDQTTPLEAGLDWVVKFSKNRFIGRDILAKQKETGLTRKLVGLELVEPGIARAGYRVMKGDQTVGHVTSGTRSPSLAKSIALAYVSSAEGGLDNSLAVEIRGRKVACKTVELPFYRGQL
- the gcvH gene encoding glycine cleavage system protein GcvH produces the protein MEFPEGLRYSKEHEWVLVEGNTATIGITDYAQEELGDIVYVELPELGEKIVKDDPFGAVESVKAVSEIFAPVSGTVLEVNDVLPDNPETINDDAYGDGWLIRIEMSDDDDLKDLMSAEEYAEYVEQQKDEDDEEEEDDDEQDDDEEEEDDDNNK
- a CDS encoding aminomethyl-transferring glycine dehydrogenase subunit GcvPA, whose product is MRYTPHTPADQEQMLRALGFSSVDELYRHVPETLRGRAHIDLPDGLNELAVRRRLSALAARNATAADWSFFLGGGIYHHFIPSAVDAIVSRAEFLTSYTPYQPEVSQGTLQALYEYQTLICQLTGMEVSNAAVYDGASAAAEAVLMSRRIQPSKKRRVLVSRALHPQYRQVIATYFKNLTDVTLEEIPFDARGGTDGEKLTAQIDERTMCVVVGYPNFFGVVEDLAPLQAACAKAGAQLITVTTEALALALLKPPGMWGTDIAVGEGQSLGVPMNLGGPAYGFFACQKKFVRSMPGRLVGETVDSDGRRGFVLTLATREQHIRREKATSNICTSQTLCAIASTVYMSLMGKAGLRRLAEVNLARAHDAERKLVEQAQCGRVFDAPFFNEFVIRVKDPGAVLARCAQQKIAAGVALEQWYPELKDCLLICVTEMNEPEEVETLVRAVAR